Proteins co-encoded in one Quercus robur chromosome 8, dhQueRobu3.1, whole genome shotgun sequence genomic window:
- the LOC126693950 gene encoding homeobox-leucine zipper protein ATHB-52, with amino-acid sequence MDFFHTQNLKYPTKRNKQRLNQEQVSLLERSFISNNKLEPERKLQLANQLGVPPRQVAIWYQNKRARWKTQNLELDYNELQQKLENALVEKRRVEKEVERLKGELEKAKEMVCSLKQTVDPQVSCNSISFDHEAARSSSLHAADVNFSIGNNGEFLPLNEDFYACFIGVNGSSWE; translated from the coding sequence ATGGATTTCTTTCACACCCAAAACCTCAAATACCCAACCAAACGCAACAAACAAAGGCTAAACCAAGAACAAGTAAGCCTCCTAGAGAGAAGTTTCATCTCTaacaacaaacttgagcctgAGCGCAAACTTCAGCTAGCAAACCAACTCGGTGTACCGCCAAGACAGGTTGCTATTTGGTACCAAAACAAGCGTGCCCGGTGGAAGACCCAAAACCTCGAGCTCGACTACAACGAGCTCCAACAAAAGCTAGAAAATGCATTGGTTGAAAAGAGGCGGGTCGAGAAGGAAGTGGAGCGGCTTAAAGGAGAGTTGGAGAAAGCTAAAGAAATGGTTTGTTCTTTGAAGCAAACAGTCGACCCTCAGGTTTCTTGTAATTCTATTTCGTTTGATCATGAGGCAGCAAGGAGCTCTAGTTTGCATGCGGCCGATGTAAATTTCTCTATAGGGAATAATGGTGAGTTTTTGCCACTTAATGAGGACTTCTATGCTTGTTTCATTGGTGTAAATGGGTCAAGTTGGGAATAA